The Streptomyces sp. CC0208 genome window below encodes:
- a CDS encoding MAB_1171c family putative transporter, giving the protein MSGVNLVTVVTLLGGTAWTLPALVRQRFRAPMRLHLCLSMFLLGMGNLLGQFPGHALLDGFTFTGFTKLTYNAAILTGLCLMIGFLREYPLQRRSLGTRGEVVLCLSCLTAMAVLTASLPPDLRNHSLAAPYLDDWRVRAFYDIGGVYLVFGYATCALIAARHARRGQPLRRISLGTVSAGLLGLSLSCAFRILWVNCRAFRGFGHHITYANAFLFGQVAAIAVCAGLSLPCLASTVQFLRERSCHRARFRGLEELWRRLAELYPELVLDRAPRYRRRPPLDYSSVVYRRYVECRDGLTRLSPYLRQAAQETPSAAGTPTGPDLARLVDRALRLHGDTDLEDGAASAPSVVVDPGGGHDADYESDLAGLIELSRGLEELRTAAPRSRSRVVASGHPGGTLSRNSERPGPRPAPEPSAVSGRGDGPSGA; this is encoded by the coding sequence ATGAGCGGAGTGAACCTCGTGACGGTCGTCACGCTCCTCGGTGGCACGGCGTGGACGCTCCCCGCACTGGTCCGGCAGCGCTTTCGTGCTCCGATGCGGCTGCATCTGTGCCTGTCGATGTTCCTGCTCGGCATGGGAAACCTGCTGGGCCAGTTCCCCGGTCACGCGTTACTGGACGGCTTCACCTTCACCGGGTTCACGAAACTCACGTACAACGCGGCGATCCTGACCGGGCTCTGCCTCATGATCGGCTTCCTGCGTGAGTACCCGCTGCAACGCCGGTCCCTGGGCACCAGGGGCGAAGTGGTGCTCTGCCTGAGCTGCCTGACCGCGATGGCCGTCCTGACCGCGTCGCTGCCGCCGGATCTGCGCAACCACTCGCTGGCGGCGCCCTACCTGGACGACTGGCGCGTGCGCGCGTTCTACGACATCGGCGGTGTCTACCTGGTCTTCGGATACGCCACCTGTGCCCTGATCGCCGCTCGTCACGCCCGGCGCGGCCAGCCGCTGCGCCGCATCTCCCTGGGCACCGTCTCCGCCGGGCTGCTGGGGCTCTCCCTCAGTTGCGCCTTCCGCATCCTGTGGGTCAACTGCCGTGCGTTCCGCGGCTTCGGGCACCACATCACGTACGCGAACGCCTTTCTCTTCGGTCAGGTGGCCGCCATCGCGGTGTGCGCGGGACTGAGCCTGCCGTGCCTGGCCAGCACGGTTCAGTTCCTGCGCGAGAGGTCCTGCCACCGGGCCCGGTTCCGGGGCCTTGAGGAGCTGTGGCGGCGGCTCGCGGAGCTCTATCCGGAGCTGGTGCTCGACCGCGCCCCCCGGTACCGGCGGCGGCCGCCCCTGGACTACAGCTCGGTCGTCTACCGCCGATACGTGGAGTGCCGGGACGGGCTCACCCGGCTCAGCCCCTACCTGCGCCAAGCGGCACAGGAAACGCCGTCGGCGGCCGGGACCCCGACCGGGCCGGACCTCGCCCGCCTGGTCGACCGGGCGCTGCGCCTGCACGGCGACACCGACCTTGAGGACGGCGCGGCTTCGGCGCCGTCGGTCGTCGTGGACCCGGGCGGAGGCCACGACGCCGACTACGAGAGCGATCTCGCGGGACTGATCGAGCTCTCCCGCGGCCTTGAGGAGCTGCGCACGGCTGCCCCGCGGTCGCGCTCCCGCGTGGTCGCCTCGGGACACCCCGGCGGCACCCTCAGCCGGAACTCCGAGCGACCGGGACCGCGACCGGCCCCGGAGCCGTCCGCGGTGTCCGGTCGCGGGGACGGGCCCAGCGGCGCATGA
- a CDS encoding acyltransferase: MAMQETSPSELIRPSATTPDGAITSGGAAPRPGVVRLPSLTGMRFPAALLVFLFHVSLPAGWLMPGDANSTLFARLVEQAGGVGVTFFFVLSGFVLTWSAREGDPTRSFWRRRYVKIVPNYLVAWALAMVLIAAGTAAWRSGVTFFMLQSWVPDYDTNFSVNAPGWSLSTEVFFYLCFPLLFAGVRRIAPRRLKFWIAGVIAAVAVTPWLATTFVPAGDVYMSNEPGVSGLHLWFAYVFPPARLLDFLLGILVARAVMLGRWRDIGLVPAGLLLVASYVIAELPGVPYLFAQRAVCLVPCALLIAAGALADASGRPTLFRNRAMVWLGEVSFAFYLLHFIVLFKTRELLGARFDSVPTVIALAVAECALAVLASWAMYAWIEKPLVRRWSRTRPKAPDAATVA, translated from the coding sequence ATGGCCATGCAAGAGACCTCACCGTCCGAGCTCATACGCCCGTCCGCCACCACGCCCGACGGCGCCATCACGTCCGGCGGCGCGGCACCACGCCCCGGCGTCGTCCGGCTGCCCTCCCTCACGGGGATGCGGTTCCCGGCGGCGCTCCTGGTCTTCCTGTTCCACGTCTCCCTGCCCGCCGGCTGGCTCATGCCCGGCGACGCCAACTCCACCCTCTTCGCACGGCTGGTCGAACAGGCCGGCGGTGTCGGCGTCACCTTCTTCTTCGTCCTCAGCGGCTTCGTCCTCACCTGGTCCGCCCGTGAGGGGGACCCGACCAGGTCGTTCTGGCGCCGCCGGTACGTCAAGATCGTGCCGAACTACCTTGTCGCCTGGGCGCTCGCGATGGTCCTGATCGCGGCCGGTACCGCCGCCTGGCGCTCGGGCGTCACCTTCTTCATGCTGCAGTCCTGGGTGCCGGACTACGACACCAACTTCAGTGTGAACGCGCCCGGTTGGTCGCTGTCCACCGAGGTCTTCTTCTACCTGTGCTTCCCGCTGCTGTTCGCCGGGGTCCGGCGGATCGCGCCGCGGCGGCTGAAGTTCTGGATCGCGGGCGTGATCGCCGCGGTCGCCGTCACACCCTGGCTGGCCACCACCTTCGTCCCCGCGGGCGACGTCTACATGTCGAACGAGCCCGGTGTCTCCGGCCTCCACCTCTGGTTCGCCTACGTCTTCCCGCCCGCCCGGCTCCTCGACTTCCTGCTCGGCATCCTGGTCGCCCGCGCCGTCATGCTGGGCCGGTGGCGTGACATCGGCCTCGTCCCGGCCGGCCTGCTGCTCGTGGCGAGCTATGTGATCGCCGAACTCCCGGGCGTGCCCTACCTGTTCGCGCAGCGGGCCGTCTGCCTCGTGCCGTGCGCCCTGCTGATCGCGGCCGGTGCGCTCGCGGACGCGTCCGGCCGGCCGACCCTCTTCCGCAACCGCGCGATGGTCTGGCTCGGCGAAGTCTCCTTCGCCTTCTACCTGCTGCACTTCATCGTGCTCTTCAAGACACGCGAGCTGCTCGGCGCCCGCTTCGACTCCGTCCCGACGGTGATCGCGCTGGCCGTCGCCGAGTGCGCGCTGGCGGTCCTGGCCTCCTGGGCGATGTACGCCTGGATCGAGAAGCCGCTGGTACGGCGCTGGTCCCGCACCCGGCCCAAGGCCCCCGACGCCGCCACCGTCGCCTGA
- the erm gene encoding ErmE/ErmH/ErmO/ErmR family 23S rRNA (adenine(2058)-N(6))-methyltransferase: protein MARPSRVSRALSQNFLTDRAAAARLARLAVPRPKNPLLLEVGAGKGALTELLAPRCRTLLAYEIDERLVPVLAARFSGTPQVRVIGGDFLAARPPRTAFSVAGNVPFSRTAAIVDWCLRAPALTDATLLTQVEYARKRTGDYGSWTLLTVLNWPRYEWRLAGLVGRRSFRPVPRVDAGILRIERRGVPLLPPGALPGWRHLVELGFSGVGGSLHASLCRAHPRRRVDAGFRAARLDRDVLVGEVAPERWLRLHEVLAP from the coding sequence ATGGCCCGCCCCTCGCGCGTCTCTCGCGCGCTCTCGCAGAACTTCCTCACCGACCGTGCGGCCGCGGCGCGCCTCGCGAGGCTCGCCGTACCCCGTCCGAAAAACCCGCTCCTGCTTGAAGTCGGCGCGGGCAAAGGCGCGTTGACCGAACTGCTGGCCCCGCGCTGTCGCACGCTGCTCGCCTACGAGATCGACGAACGGCTCGTCCCCGTGCTCGCCGCCCGCTTCTCCGGCACACCACAAGTGCGCGTGATCGGCGGGGACTTCCTGGCGGCCCGCCCGCCGCGCACGGCCTTCTCGGTCGCCGGGAACGTGCCGTTCTCCCGTACCGCGGCGATCGTCGACTGGTGTCTGCGGGCCCCCGCGCTCACCGACGCGACCCTTCTCACCCAGGTGGAGTACGCCCGCAAGCGCACGGGTGACTACGGGAGTTGGACCCTGCTGACCGTTCTGAACTGGCCCCGGTACGAGTGGCGCCTGGCGGGGCTGGTCGGGCGGCGCAGCTTCCGGCCCGTTCCGCGCGTGGACGCGGGGATCCTGCGGATCGAGCGGCGCGGTGTCCCCCTGCTCCCGCCCGGTGCGCTGCCGGGCTGGCGGCACCTGGTGGAACTCGGCTTCTCAGGGGTCGGGGGCTCGCTGCACGCGTCCCTGTGCCGGGCCCATCCACGGCGCCGGGTGGACGCCGGCTTTCGCGCCGCCCGACTCGACCGGGACGTACTGGTGGGTGAAGTGGCGCCGGAGCGGTGGCTGCGACTTCATGAGGTGCTGGCGCCATGA
- a CDS encoding acyltransferase: MTAPLPVQTGTSAGEAPAGRPAPLPSLTGLRFIAAALVFFFHSSFFEPLTNPFADRGQAEGFQWLFSKAGWMGVSFFFVLSGFVLTWSSRRDDTVTGFWRRRLLKIFPNHVAMWALAMLLFAGATTPLTSWLPNLFLLHSWFPQHDIYISVNAPSWSLCSELLFYLLFPFLIGPVRRIRTERLWAWAGAAVVGMLALETAVYLLVPDQPRTPEGFPISSLQFWLGYNFPPGRLFEFVLGMLLARLVLAGRFPRVPLTAALALVVAGYALALNVPFLYGFTVATIVPVAVLVCAVALADVDGRRTLLSGRTMRWLGEVSFGFYLAQYVVLYYGRVHVLDNRTYGLLGGVLELLALFLVTLALGWLLMVCVERPVMRRWARPRDRTPRTAPGPVAVPVARSSG; the protein is encoded by the coding sequence GTGACCGCGCCACTCCCCGTCCAGACCGGCACATCCGCCGGTGAAGCCCCTGCCGGACGTCCGGCACCCCTGCCCTCGCTCACCGGCCTGCGGTTCATCGCGGCGGCCCTGGTCTTCTTCTTCCACTCCTCGTTCTTCGAACCGTTGACCAACCCCTTCGCCGACCGCGGTCAGGCCGAGGGCTTCCAGTGGCTGTTCAGCAAGGCGGGCTGGATGGGGGTGTCCTTCTTCTTCGTCCTGAGCGGCTTCGTCCTGACGTGGTCCAGCAGACGCGACGACACGGTCACCGGGTTCTGGCGGCGCCGCTTGCTCAAGATCTTCCCCAACCACGTCGCCATGTGGGCGCTGGCGATGCTGCTCTTCGCCGGGGCGACGACCCCGCTCACCTCGTGGCTGCCGAACCTGTTCCTGCTGCACTCGTGGTTCCCGCAGCACGACATCTACATCAGCGTCAACGCGCCCAGCTGGTCGCTCTGCAGTGAGCTGCTCTTCTACCTGCTCTTCCCGTTCCTCATCGGGCCCGTCCGGCGGATCAGGACCGAGCGGCTGTGGGCCTGGGCCGGCGCCGCCGTGGTCGGCATGCTCGCTCTGGAGACGGCCGTCTACCTGCTGGTGCCGGACCAGCCGCGCACGCCCGAGGGGTTCCCCATCTCGTCCCTCCAGTTCTGGCTCGGCTACAACTTCCCTCCTGGCCGGCTCTTCGAGTTCGTCCTCGGCATGCTCCTGGCCCGGCTGGTCCTGGCGGGCCGGTTCCCCCGCGTTCCCCTGACCGCCGCGCTCGCGCTGGTGGTGGCGGGCTACGCGCTGGCGCTGAACGTGCCGTTCCTGTACGGGTTCACCGTCGCCACCATCGTTCCGGTCGCCGTGCTGGTCTGCGCGGTGGCCCTGGCCGACGTGGACGGCCGGCGCACCCTGCTGAGCGGCCGGACGATGCGGTGGCTGGGCGAGGTGTCCTTCGGCTTCTACCTGGCCCAGTACGTGGTCCTGTACTACGGCCGGGTCCATGTACTGGACAACAGGACGTACGGTCTGCTCGGCGGCGTACTCGAACTGCTCGCCCTGTTCCTGGTCACCCTGGCCCTGGGCTGGCTGCTGATGGTCTGCGTGGAACGCCCGGTCATGCGCCGCTGGGCCCGTCCCCGCGACCGGACACCGCGGACGGCTCCGGGGCCGGTCGCGGTCCCGGTCGCTCGGAGTTCCGGCTGA
- a CDS encoding MMPL family transporter: protein MGNGDTKVRGLAARAGGWSARHRWAAVGIWVLFVVLAMGLGSAAGRVDVKDSDQLKGETHTAAKIIEDAGIDEPASESVLIQAKDAGTKATDADFRAAVAAVVKAVEGTGKVTDVSSPYDTHTISKDGRSALVQFDMRGEADTAGDRVEPVLKAVEGVQKEHGSLRIEEIGGASMMKTFSDAFGDDFEKAELSAVPVALGILLIAFGALVAAFLPVLLAVSAIMATMGLMGIVSHVMPMSDTANSVMLLVGLAVGVDYCLFYLRREREERQAGRDPQTALRIAAATSGRAIIVSGVTVCVAMAGMLFTGLAEFEAMGLASLMVVAVAMIGSITVLPALLSLLGERVEKGKIPFLHPESRLRRKRGGNRESRFWTAVLKGVLAKPAVSVVVAAGALLAIAAPALGMKTQNLTLDQQFGDSLPIVQTYNRVNDAFPGGSEPAEVVVKAADINAPEVTSALADFKAKAISSGASRGPVEIKLHDAQNLAFVYVPLVGGSDLDKAGASLDKLRDEVRPATLGKVDGVEAPITGEVAGSKDFNDQLAGAVVPVFAFVVVFAFVLMLLSFRSLTVAITSIVLNLLSVGAAYGILVAVFQHGWGASLVGAEGVGAIITWLPLFLFVILFGLSMDYHVFVVSRIREAHLRGRSTKDAIQHGVVTTAGVVTSAAVIMVAVFAIFGTLSMQSMKQMGVGLAAAVLIDATIIRGVLLPAVMALLGERNWYLPKWLHRLPDLTHDEAAEAVAAPAARDDEGEPLRV from the coding sequence ATGGGGAACGGAGACACAAAGGTGCGTGGCCTGGCCGCCAGGGCCGGCGGCTGGAGCGCACGCCACCGATGGGCTGCTGTCGGTATCTGGGTGCTGTTCGTCGTCCTGGCGATGGGACTCGGCTCGGCGGCGGGCCGGGTCGACGTCAAGGACAGCGACCAGCTCAAGGGAGAGACCCACACCGCCGCGAAGATCATCGAGGACGCCGGGATCGACGAGCCGGCCAGTGAGTCGGTGCTGATCCAGGCCAAGGACGCCGGCACCAAGGCGACCGACGCCGACTTCAGGGCCGCCGTCGCCGCCGTCGTGAAGGCGGTCGAGGGCACCGGCAAGGTCACCGACGTGAGCTCGCCGTACGACACGCACACCATCTCGAAGGACGGCCGCAGCGCGCTCGTGCAGTTCGACATGCGCGGCGAGGCGGACACCGCCGGGGACCGGGTGGAGCCAGTACTGAAGGCCGTCGAGGGGGTGCAGAAGGAGCACGGGTCGCTGCGGATCGAGGAGATCGGCGGCGCCAGCATGATGAAGACGTTCTCCGACGCGTTCGGCGACGACTTCGAGAAGGCCGAGCTCTCCGCGGTCCCGGTGGCGCTCGGCATCCTGCTCATCGCCTTCGGCGCACTGGTCGCGGCCTTCCTGCCGGTGCTTCTGGCCGTCAGCGCCATCATGGCGACCATGGGGCTGATGGGCATCGTCAGCCATGTGATGCCCATGAGCGACACCGCCAACTCGGTGATGCTGCTGGTCGGTCTGGCCGTGGGCGTCGACTACTGCCTGTTCTATCTGCGCCGTGAGCGCGAGGAACGGCAGGCCGGGCGGGACCCGCAGACCGCTCTGCGGATCGCCGCCGCCACCAGTGGCCGCGCGATCATCGTCTCGGGTGTCACGGTGTGTGTGGCGATGGCGGGCATGCTCTTCACCGGGCTCGCCGAGTTCGAGGCGATGGGCCTGGCCTCACTGATGGTCGTGGCGGTCGCGATGATCGGTTCCATCACCGTGCTGCCCGCACTGCTCTCGCTGCTGGGCGAGCGGGTCGAGAAGGGCAAGATCCCCTTCCTGCACCCGGAGAGCCGGCTGCGCCGCAAGCGGGGCGGCAACCGGGAGAGCCGGTTCTGGACCGCCGTGCTGAAGGGTGTCCTCGCGAAGCCGGCCGTCTCGGTCGTGGTCGCGGCCGGTGCACTGCTCGCCATCGCGGCGCCCGCGCTCGGCATGAAGACCCAGAACCTCACCCTGGACCAGCAGTTCGGCGACTCACTGCCCATCGTGCAGACCTACAACCGGGTCAACGACGCCTTCCCCGGCGGCTCCGAACCGGCCGAGGTGGTCGTGAAGGCGGCCGACATCAACGCCCCCGAAGTCACGTCCGCGCTGGCCGACTTCAAGGCGAAGGCGATCTCCTCGGGCGCCTCGCGCGGCCCGGTCGAGATCAAGCTGCACGACGCGCAGAACCTCGCCTTCGTGTACGTCCCGCTGGTGGGCGGCTCCGACCTCGACAAGGCGGGCGCGAGCCTGGACAAGCTGCGTGACGAGGTGCGGCCTGCCACGCTCGGCAAGGTCGACGGCGTCGAGGCGCCGATCACCGGAGAGGTGGCCGGTTCCAAGGACTTCAACGACCAGTTGGCCGGAGCGGTCGTCCCGGTGTTCGCGTTCGTCGTGGTCTTCGCCTTCGTGCTGATGCTGCTGTCGTTCCGCTCGCTGACGGTCGCGATCACCTCGATCGTGCTCAACCTGCTGTCGGTGGGCGCCGCCTACGGCATCCTCGTCGCGGTCTTCCAGCACGGCTGGGGCGCGTCGCTGGTGGGCGCGGAGGGCGTCGGCGCCATCATCACCTGGCTGCCGCTGTTCCTGTTCGTGATCCTGTTCGGCCTGTCGATGGACTACCACGTGTTCGTGGTCTCGCGAATCCGCGAGGCGCACCTGCGGGGCCGCAGCACCAAGGACGCGATCCAGCACGGCGTGGTCACCACGGCCGGTGTGGTCACCAGCGCCGCCGTCATCATGGTCGCGGTGTTCGCGATCTTCGGGACGCTGTCCATGCAGTCCATGAAGCAGATGGGCGTGGGCCTCGCGGCCGCGGTCCTCATCGACGCGACGATCATCCGGGGCGTGCTGCTCCCGGCGGTCATGGCGCTGCTCGGCGAGCGCAACTGGTACCTGCCGAAGTGGCTGCACCGGCTGCCCGACCTCACCCACGACGAGGCCGCGGAAGCCGTGGCGGCGCCCGCGGCGCGGGACGACGAGGGTGAGCCGCTGCGGGTCTGA
- a CDS encoding DUF1697 domain-containing protein, with amino-acid sequence MTTTYAALLRGINVGGSRKVPMADLRALMEGLGYDGVRSYLQSGQAVFTADHGDEESLAAELTAAIEKRFGFPVDVIVRDHAYLKAIVDNCPFPAAELEGKQLHVTYFSAPVDADRFAEIDQAAYLPEEFRLGDRTLYLYAPNGLGRSKLAEHLSKPRLNKGLIATSRNWNTVVKLVEMTTTAG; translated from the coding sequence ATGACGACGACCTACGCGGCACTGCTGCGCGGAATCAACGTCGGCGGCAGCAGGAAGGTCCCCATGGCCGACCTGCGCGCGCTGATGGAAGGCCTGGGTTACGACGGTGTACGCAGCTACCTCCAGAGCGGCCAGGCCGTGTTCACCGCCGACCACGGCGACGAGGAGTCCCTGGCCGCCGAGCTCACGGCCGCGATCGAGAAGCGGTTCGGCTTCCCGGTCGACGTGATCGTCCGCGATCACGCCTACCTGAAGGCGATCGTCGACAACTGCCCCTTCCCGGCAGCCGAGCTGGAGGGCAAGCAGCTCCACGTCACCTACTTCTCCGCACCCGTGGACGCGGACCGTTTCGCGGAGATCGACCAGGCCGCCTACCTCCCCGAGGAGTTCCGCCTCGGCGACCGCACCCTGTACCTGTACGCCCCGAACGGCCTCGGCCGCTCCAAGCTCGCCGAGCACCTCTCCAAGCCCCGCCTGAACAAGGGCCTGATCGCCACCAGCCGCAACTGGAACACGGTCGTCAAGCTTGTGGAGATGACGACGACGGCGGGTTGA
- a CDS encoding MFS transporter, with amino-acid sequence MPFRLAALILAIFCVGTAELSPSGMLDDLSADLAVSIATAGLLVTAYALTMVVGGPAVTALTTRVRRKTLLVALLAVFVLGNAVCALAPGFGVLMAGRVVTAAVHGTFMAVCVVTAGNMVGAGKGGGAVAATQLGINLATVLGVPMGSFLAQHYDWRAPFGVVAALATVAIGLVLAWVPDTPAPTVSAAHEARVFRRPSVWGTVGATVLCSAGMFTLITYMVPLLTGVGGLPRRWVPAVLLAYGLGSIVGNLLGGRFADRGIDRAVGQLSWALTAVCLLVWLLAPYGLAGAFALVLFSLATFALIPGLQAKVLTEASDAPTLSLTANMSAFGLGAALGSWLGGLLTESAAGTRAVPVGAAALTASGALLVLGLRRAARRTPQTLPIAVSPER; translated from the coding sequence ATGCCGTTCCGACTCGCCGCGCTGATCCTCGCGATCTTCTGCGTCGGCACCGCGGAGCTGTCCCCCAGCGGCATGCTGGACGACCTCTCCGCCGACCTCGCCGTGAGCATCGCCACGGCCGGACTGCTGGTGACCGCGTACGCGTTGACGATGGTGGTCGGCGGCCCCGCGGTCACCGCGCTCACCACCCGGGTGCGCCGCAAGACCCTGCTCGTGGCCCTCCTCGCGGTCTTCGTCCTGGGCAACGCCGTCTGCGCCCTGGCGCCCGGTTTCGGCGTGCTGATGGCCGGCCGGGTGGTGACCGCGGCGGTGCACGGCACCTTCATGGCGGTCTGTGTCGTGACCGCGGGGAACATGGTCGGGGCGGGCAAGGGCGGCGGTGCCGTGGCCGCGACCCAGCTCGGGATCAACCTCGCCACCGTCCTCGGCGTGCCCATGGGCTCCTTCCTCGCCCAGCACTACGACTGGCGTGCCCCGTTCGGCGTCGTCGCGGCCCTGGCCACGGTGGCGATCGGCCTGGTCCTCGCCTGGGTGCCCGACACCCCCGCCCCGACCGTCAGCGCGGCCCATGAGGCCCGGGTGTTCCGCCGCCCGAGCGTCTGGGGCACGGTGGGCGCCACCGTGCTCTGCTCCGCCGGCATGTTCACGCTGATCACCTACATGGTGCCGCTGCTGACCGGCGTGGGCGGTCTCCCCCGGCGGTGGGTGCCCGCCGTGCTGCTCGCCTACGGGCTGGGCTCGATCGTGGGGAACCTGCTCGGCGGACGTTTCGCCGACCGCGGCATCGACCGGGCCGTCGGACAGCTGTCCTGGGCCCTGACGGCCGTATGCCTGCTGGTGTGGCTGCTCGCCCCGTACGGCCTCGCCGGGGCGTTCGCCCTGGTGCTGTTCTCGCTGGCGACCTTCGCCCTGATCCCCGGCCTCCAGGCCAAGGTGCTGACCGAGGCCTCCGACGCGCCCACGCTCTCCCTGACCGCCAACATGTCCGCCTTCGGCCTGGGCGCGGCGCTCGGCTCGTGGCTCGGGGGCCTGCTCACCGAGTCCGCGGCCGGCACCCGTGCCGTCCCCGTCGGGGCCGCCGCACTCACCGCGTCGGGCGCGCTGCTCGTGCTCGGCCTGCGCCGCGCGGCCCGTCGTACCCCGCAGACCCTTCCCATCGCCGTATCCCCTGAGAGGTGA